DNA from Pseudobacteroides sp.:
TTTGACAATGACTGTGGGTTTACATTCTGGACAATATATCTAGCCTCGGCACAAAATCCCAGTCTTGTTGTAAATGCAAGATACTGCAAAACAAAAACCAAATCCTCAGCATAGCTCATTTTCTCATCAAAGCATAACTCATTATCAATTATAACTTTTCTTCTATACACTTTCGCCCATACACTTCTCGGATTTGCACTATAAATATATTTACCCACTTCATTATCACAAACAATCAAATTATTTTGAATACGCTTATGTCTATTATCTTTGTCCCTAACAATATTATCTTCTACTATATCAATGCAGCACAGATCCAATTTATTGTAGCTCATAAAAGTCACTGCTTCTGATGCTGCATTTTCACTGATATAATCGTCAGAATCCAAAAACATTACATATTCTGCACAAGCTTCTCTTAATCCTAGGTTCCTAGCTTTTGAAACCCCACCATTTTCACAATTAATTAACCTAATGTTTGCATATTCATTTGCAAGTTTGTTTACTATACCTTGTGTATCATCAGTTGAACCATCATTTATAACAATAATTTCCTGACAGTAGTCATCATTAACTACTGAAAGTAGGCATTTTGAAATGGTTTTTTCAGCATTATAAGCAGGTATGATGACACTCACTCCCAAACTATTCATTTCTCTCCCCTTTTCCTTTTATCATGTCTCATCCCAA
Protein-coding regions in this window:
- a CDS encoding glycosyltransferase family 2 protein; amino-acid sequence: MNSLGVSVIIPAYNAEKTISKCLLSVVNDDYCQEIIVINDGSTDDTQGIVNKLANEYANIRLINCENGGVSKARNLGLREACAEYVMFLDSDDYISENAASEAVTFMSYNKLDLCCIDIVEDNIVRDKDNRHKRIQNNLIVCDNEVGKYIYSANPRSVWAKVYRRKVIIDNELCFDEKMSYAEDLVFVLQYLAFTTRLGFCAEARYIVQNVNPQSLSKKYQPNIEYVINRRNETLLKLFSLYPDYQKEYFKNTMGLDCYSIIVYSDNLFKMKSPYGFWESCKLIEKRLVELVKTEEYKNPKDFEMPKKRTEKLYYKVIRTKSPFLVGLMFFIKNKIKSGTAK